ACGAGGACGATGTCGCCGGACCCGACCGTGACCCCGCCGAACTCGGCCGCCTCGTCGAGGTCTTCGGGGGTGACGGCGTGGTCGCCGGGCAGCCGGTCGACGCCCTTGGCGGCGGCCACGTCGAGCAGGACGCCCCGTGAGACGACGTGGCGGGCGGTGTGGATGCCGCTGAACTCGGCCCGACCGTGCGGGGTGATGGTGTCGGCGGGGCGGCCGTTGTAGATCCGCCCGGAGTGCGAGGCGTGGGTCAGGGCGTCCCAGTGGGTGCCGGCCTGGAGGCCGAGGGTCACGGCGTCGTCGCTGGTGGCGACGGTGCCGGGGCCGAAGAGCTCCTGGTTGACCTGGACCATGACGTGGAGCGGGTTGACGCGGCCGGGGATCATGCCGGTCTGGACGCCGTCCTGCTTGAGGTCGACGGCGAGCGGGACGCGGCGGCCGGTGCGGACGGTCGCCACGGCGTTCCGTACGACCTCGTCGGTGACGAGGTTGAGGGTGCCGATCTCGTCGTCCTGGCCCCAACGGCCCCAGTTGTTGACGCGCTTGGCGATCTCGTGAAATGCGGCGGGCAGAGACATCGGGGCCTCCGGGGTCTTGTTTTCGGGTATCTGACGGACCGTAGAATCCTGACGACGAATGAATCTAACGGACCGTCAGAAACTGCGGGAGGGGCCGGACGTGGGGAACTTCTTGGCTGGCAAGGTCGTCGCCGTGACGGGCGCGGGGCGGGGTATCGGCCGCGCCGTCGCGCTCGCCTGTGCGGCGGAGGGCGCGAAGGTCGTCGTCAACGACTACGGGGTGTCGATCGAGGGCGGCGAACCGACCTCGGAGATCGCCCTCTCCGTCGTGAAGGAGATCGAGGCCGCCGGCGGCACGGCCGTCGCCGTTGCCGACGACATCTCGACGATGGCCGGCGGGCAGCGGATCGTGGACGTCGCCCTCGCGGAGTACGGGCGCGTCGACGGGGTCGTGTGCGTCGCCGGCATCCTGCGCGAGCGGATGCTGTTCAACATGTCCGAGGAGGAGTGGGACCCGGTCGTCGCCACCCACCTCAAGGGCACGTTCACCGTGTTCCGCGCCGCCTCGGCGGTGATGCGCAAGCAGGGCACGGGCACACTGATCGGCTTCACCAGCGGCAACCACCAGGGCTCGGTGGCGCAGGCCAACTACTCGGCGGCGAAGGGCGGGATCATCTCGCTGGTACGCAGCGCCGCCCTCGGCCTCCACAAGTACGGGGTCACCGCGAACGCGGTCGCGCCGGTGGCCAGGACCCGGATGTCCGCGAACGTCCCGATGGAGCTGAAGGAGATCGGGGAGCCGGAGGACGTGGCCGCGCTCGTCGTCTACCTGCTCTCGGAGCGGGCCAGGGCCGAGAAGATCACCGGCCAGGTGTACACGATCGCCGGCCCGAAGATCGCGGTGTGGGCCCAGCCGAGGGAGCTCCGGGCCGGGTACGCGGAGGGCGGCGCGTGGACGCCGGAACGGATCGCGGACTTCCTGCCGGGGACGGTGGGCGTGGACCCGATGCCGATGCTGGCACGGCTGGAGGAGATGGCCAGGGCGGCGGCCGAGGGATCCCGCCCGAACGCGTAACACCTGCAGGTTCGTCGCGGGACAGGGGCGCCCGCCCCCGTAGATGAGGAGTTGGCTCGTGCGTGGTGTCGTGTTCGACGGGAAGTCCGTGCAGGTCGTCGACGATCTGGAGGTACGGGACCCCGGGCCCGGGGAAGTGCTCGTCGGCATCGCCGCCGCCGGGCTGTGTCACAGCGATCTGTCCGTCGTCGACGGGACCATCCCGTTCCCGCCGCCCGTCGTCCTCGGCCACGAGGGCGCCGGAGTCGTCGAGGCCGTCGGCCCCGGCGTCACCCATGTCGTCCCCGGCGACCACGTGGCCCTCTCCACCCTCGCGAACTGCGGCGCCTGCGCCGACTGCGACCGGGGCCGGCCCACCATGTGCCGCAAGGCGATCGGAATGCCGGGGCAGCCGTTCTCGCGCGCGTCGACCGGGCAGGCGCTGTTCCAGTTCGCGTCCAACTCGTCCTTCGCGGAGCGGACCGTCGTCAAGGCCGTCCAGGCCGTGAGGATCCCGAAGGACATCCCGCTCACCTCCGCCGCCCTCATGGGCTGCGGCGTCCTCACCGGCGTCGGGGCCGTACTCAACCGC
Above is a genomic segment from Streptomyces sp. NBC_00094 containing:
- a CDS encoding cyclase family protein, which produces MSLPAAFHEIAKRVNNWGRWGQDDEIGTLNLVTDEVVRNAVATVRTGRRVPLAVDLKQDGVQTGMIPGRVNPLHVMVQVNQELFGPGTVATSDDAVTLGLQAGTHWDALTHASHSGRIYNGRPADTITPHGRAEFSGIHTARHVVSRGVLLDVAAAKGVDRLPGDHAVTPEDLDEAAEFGGVTVGSGDIVLVRTGQMQVYLAGDKHGYAFPSPGLSVRTPEWFHARDVAAVANDTLTFEIFPPEIDDLWLPVHALDLVEMGMLQGQNWNLEELSTACAQERRYAFLLSAMPEPFVGGTGTPVAPVAIL
- a CDS encoding SDR family oxidoreductase translates to MGNFLAGKVVAVTGAGRGIGRAVALACAAEGAKVVVNDYGVSIEGGEPTSEIALSVVKEIEAAGGTAVAVADDISTMAGGQRIVDVALAEYGRVDGVVCVAGILRERMLFNMSEEEWDPVVATHLKGTFTVFRAASAVMRKQGTGTLIGFTSGNHQGSVAQANYSAAKGGIISLVRSAALGLHKYGVTANAVAPVARTRMSANVPMELKEIGEPEDVAALVVYLLSERARAEKITGQVYTIAGPKIAVWAQPRELRAGYAEGGAWTPERIADFLPGTVGVDPMPMLARLEEMARAAAEGSRPNA